The Desulfurispira natronophila genome contains the following window.
GGACTGTGGGTGGAAGAGCTGGACCGAAATCCGGGGCGACTTATCCCCGATCAGTTCCGTGGCAAACACAGCCACGGCGTTGCCATAGACTTGAACCAAGGCATGGATGCCGTTCTGGCGGAACTGACCAAACACCCAGTATCTACGCCCTTGTTACTCAACGGTACCATCGTGGTGGGGCGCGACATTGCCCACGCTAAATTCAAGGAAATTCTGGACAGCGGCAAACCGCTGCCGGACTATCTCAAGAAACACCCCATTTACTACGCTGGGCCTGCCAAGACACCTCCCGGCATGCCTTCCGGCTCCTTTGGGCCCACTACCGCTGGCCGCATGGACAGCTATGTGGATCTGCTCCAGTCAAACGGTGGCTCCATGGTCATGATCGCCAAGGGCAACCGCAGCCAGCAGGTTACTGACGCCTGCCAAAAGCACGGTGGCTTTTACCTCGGATCCATTGGTGGCCCAGCAGCTCTGCTAGCGGATGAGAATATCAAGAAGGTTGAGTGCATTGACTTCCCTGAGTTGGGCATGGAGGCAGTGTGGAAAATTGAAGTGGAGGACTTCCCCGCTTTCATCCTGGTGGACGACAAAGGCAATGACTTCTTTAAGCAGATTGGCTGCTAGGACCACTAATCACAACAATATATTTTTACCCCCGGTCGTGGACCGGGGGCTTTTTTGTTGCCACTGCGCGGGGGGAGTGGTACACCGTAGCTGTTCACGGTAGTACATGGCATAGTAAAATAACATGAGCCTGACTGGGTTGAACGGAAGGCAAAGGATAAAAGAGCGCAAGTAGCCGTGGTTTCTGATGCACTCTTTTTCTACTGATTTTGAAACCCAGGCGCCTACACAAAGCAAAGGCCTCAGTGTTGCTGTGTGGCTACGTTACTTTTTTCACTCTGTTGCAGGTGACTGCAACCAAGGATTCATCATGCACCTGAAAGCCCTTGTATTTCCCTCTGAAAACCGCACATTTCCCGGTAAACGCTGGCTGAAAATCGGCCTGCGGAGTCTGCATATCTGGTCCATCGCCATTGTAGTGGGGGCCTATCTCTACGGCGTACCACAGCACGTGTGGTACCTGTGGCACCAGCTCTTTATTATTACCGGGTTTGGGCTAATTTTTATTGAAGCCTGGACCAATGGTATCTACTTTCTCCAGCTACGCTGGTACGTAGTTATGGTTAAGATGGCCCTGCTGGCATTTCTCCACCCTTGGTATCCTGAACCCTTCTGGTTTCTTGCTGCCATCATTATCACTTCTTCAGTAGTAGCTCACGCCCCCGGCGATGTGCGCTATTTTTCTCCCTGGCATGGGCGCCGCCTGGACGCCCTGCCCAGCAAAAATCCACCTACAGGAAGTTAGCATGCATACCACTGATGAAAACATCCCCGCAGCACGCGCCTATGTCTATCGCTGGTTCTCTGAAAGTTTTCTCACCTTGCACCAGCGGCAGATCGCGATTGACTGGAACTTCACTCCTTTGCGCGACGCTCTGGACTACCTGGGATTCTCTGGCTTTAATCCCTTGGTGAATATTCTGGAGCAGCTCCTTGGCCAACACGGCGAATCGATCATCGAAGAGTATTTTGCGTTGTACTACGGCGGGCAAGACGATCCGGTTCCCCCCTTCGGGTCCTGGTGGATAGACGGCGGATTCAATGGCCCTTCGACACTGGCCGTTTACGAGTACTATGAGCAGTTCGGCATGCAGCCGGATGAGGAAGTACAAATGCTGCCGGATCACTTAAGTATAGAGTTGGAGTTTCTGGCCACCCTGATCCTTGAGGCCCACGAGTACGCCAGCAAGGGCGATGCTACCCAGGGCACATATGCCTTGCGGGCTCAGCGGGAGTTTCTGCATACTTTTGTTCAGCCTTGGCTAACCCCATTTTGCCAGCGGGGCATGGAGCTGGCGGGGAAAAGTTTTCAGGGCGCCTGGCTACAGCTGCTCTATGAGTTTGTCAATGCCGATGACGCCTTTATGGCAACTCTGGACAAAACAGAGGCATCTATTTAAGTATGCAGACTCCTGAGTATACCCCTTCGTACTGCCTCAATAACCGCAGCGCAACGGTGATTTGTCGTCGCTGCCAGGACGTGTGCCCAACCAAAGCACTCTCGCTGCCGCAACCAGGGGCATGTCATCTTGATTCTGGCAGTTGCTGCCGCTGTGGTCACTGCATCAGGGCCTGCCCCACTTTAGCTCTGGATTTCCCCCGCACTCCTTATCGACAAGTTGCCGTGAAGATGTCTCGCCATAAAATTTCATCGGTAGTGTGCCGGCACTTTACTGAAACACCAGACTGCGTTCAGGTGGAGTGCCTGGGAGTGCTGGATCCCCCACTGCTGCTGAGCATGCAAGCTTGTGGTCAACCTTTGCAGTTGGCTACGGGAAAGTGTGGTGATTGCCGCTGTGAGGACAAGGCCTCTATGCTGGAGCACCTGGAAAACTTGCTGACGGAACTCGACCTGGAGTACCAACCCTGGGTGCCCCAGGCTCAAGAACCTTCTCACCAACAATCGCCTGCAGGAGGACCTGCCGTCAGCCGCCGCTCGCTGTTTGGCTGGCTCGGCAACCGGCAACAGAGTGAGGCGCCACCGCAGCTCGCTGAAGCACCGCCTGCTTCTCCTTTGGCTAATGAGGACGCCTTTCGCCTGAAACGCGCTCTTTTCAATCGATTTGTTGAAGGCTCCAACCCGGGGGCCGTCAAACTTTTTCCTTCAGAGAACTTTGCCATGGTAGTAAGTCAGGGTGCCTGTCGACAGTGTCACCTTTGCGTGCGCATTTGCCCTGCTGGAGCTCTAGAGTGGCAGAAGGGCGAGTCCGGTGCCCAGCTGACTTTTGATGCTCGCTGGTGCCTGGCGTGTCACAAGTGTCAGTTGTGCCCAGCAAAGAACCTCAGCCTGCAGCCCTTGAATTCGCAGGAGTACTGTCTCGATCACCGCCGTATACTGGCAGTTTTTCCAGAGAGTCGAGAGTGCATAGAGTGCGGTGACCTTCACTCCAATGATGCTGAGCGCTGCAGGGTCTGCGAGAAAATTGAGGAAAATCGACGGCGCCTTTTGGAACCGTGGCTCTGACGGTATCCAACAGCTCAGGGCGCTGCAAACGCACTACATAAAATCGCTTTTGTTTACATTTACCGTTTACACCCGGGTTAACCTGTATTACGCTAACACCTACTTTGCTTTGAAAGGAGATGGTATTATGAAAAAAGTATTACTTTTGGTCTTTTTTGTGACAAGTGCATTTATGGTTTCAGCCAGTGCAAGCACTCCTGCTTGTGTAAACTGTCACGCTGGTTTGCCAGACGCAGCCCTGCAGGGTGGTAAGGCCCATGCGGAACAGTATCAGGGGATTCACGAGAAAATGACCAACCCTATGCACATGAGCCTTAAGGATTGTGCCAGCTGTCACTCACCGGAGAACCTGAAGTCGGCTGACTCGGCTTCTGCCAGTCTCAAAGGCGGTAGCCTTGAGGCTCTGGGCACTAGCGCCTCCTGCGTCGGCTGTCACAACAAAGCGGGAACACCAGCTGCTTACTACACTGACTGGAATATGGAGCGGGTGAAGAAGCACACATTCTCCAACTAATGGCATAATTTTCTTTACACGAAAGATAAAAAGGCCGGGGACGACAAGTCGTCCCCGGCCTTTTTGCGCTGAGAAAGAGTTATTCGCCGGCACTGTACTGCAGTACCTCAGTAATAACGTCCGTAGTATACTCTTTCAGCCCCCACTTCTGCGCAAGCATCACCGCATTTTGTGCAATCTGGGGGATCTCTGCCACCGGGATGCCTCCCTGCTGCAGGTTGGCGGGAATATCCATGCTTCCCAACCACTTTTCCAAGGCGACAATGCCCTGCTTGGCGTCAGCTACCGGGTCAGCGGTGGGCTGGATATCAAAAACGGTGTGGGCAAAGCGAGCAAAGCGCTCCGGCGAATTGAGCAGCCGATAGCGCATCCATCCGGGCAAAATCATGGCCAGCCCGGCACCGTGGGAAACGTCGTAGATGGCGCTAAGGGAGTGCTCAATCATGTGCATGGGAAAGCCAGTGGCGCCCAGTCCACAAGGCGCCAGCCCGTTAAAGGCCAGGGTGGCCCCCCACATAATGTTGGAGCGTGCCTCGTAGTTATCGGGCTCAGTTTTAATGACCGATGCGCTCTCCATCAAAGTGCGAATAATACCTTCAGCGTAGCGATCCTGCAGCGCCGTATTGTGGCTAGTGGTATTAAAGTACCCTTCCAGAAGGTGAACCATGGCATCCACGACGCCGTAAAGAGAGTGATGCAGCGGTGCACTGAAGGTGTTCACCGGATCAAGAATGGATGCTTTTGGATAGAGAGGGTCTCCCATGATATTAAATTTCTGCTGGGTCTGCTCGTTGGTAATAACTCCGCCACTGTTCATCTCAGAAGCGGCGGCAGGAAGGGTGAGTACCACTGTGACCGGGACAGCGCTCTCCACTTTGGCTTTGCCACTGAAGAAATCCCACACATTACCGTCGTAGGGAACACCGGCAGCGATGGTCTTGGCGGTATCGATGACACTGCCGCCGCCAACGGCCACAATGGCGTCAAGTTTGTCGGCGCGAAAAGCTTCAATGGCTTGCTGGGCAAAGCTCAGCACCGGATTTGGCTGCACACCACCGCACTCAAACACGGTAATGCCACTTTGCTCCAGGCTCTGCTTGACGGTATCAAGGATGCCGGTTTTTTTTACGCTACCCTGACCATACAGTAGCATGACCCGCTGGCCCCACGGGGCAGTAACTTTGCCAATATTAGCGGTTTTGTCTTTGCCAAACACAATGCGGGTAGGATTGTAAAAGGTAAAGTTATCCATGGGCGTCCTCCTGATTTCTTAAAGGGTGTTCTCGGATAGGCACTTCTCTCAACCGCGACATATCTCCCGAAAACGCTCTTCCACCTGCTCAGGCGTCATGCCTTTTTTTCCCATGAGGCGATTGACATCGTTACTGTACATGACAATGTGGTAGATAGTCTCCACCTGTTTGTCGTACTGCTCCAGCTTGGTCGCTTCTGCGAGGGTGTGGTTGTCCAGTATATCCAGCGGTTCCTCCGGGAAGTCATCTGCCAGCCCCATGGTGGGAACTTTTACCAGTTCGGGGTCGAGAAATTTAAGCTCTTCGGCGTCAACATCGTCAGCCTCAGCCAGCAGCTCAATGTGCTCGTCCAGGTCCTCCTCCAGCAGTTCCATAATACTGGTGAGGTCATCAGGATTAATAGTTTCGACGTAGAGCTCTTGACGCTTTTCGTCGTAACCCAGAATGGCAAAGCCATTGGGGCCCTCATCATCCTCTATTTCCAGGAGAAAGGCGTCGGGCCCGACGGCGTCAAGTTCGGAAAGGTAGCGATGAACAGCAGCGGGGTTACGCATGCTGAAGTGTGCCTGACAGTAAATATGCACAGACTGCCCCATGAGAGCTTCGTACATATCGGCAAGAGCTGGTTCAGTCTCACGCATAAAGACCTCCATGGGCAGAGGGGTCATGATTCCCTCCTCACGCAGGATGGTCAGTTCATTTTCGTAGGCTCCCATGATTTCCGGCTCAAGGAGTTCGCGGTAGAGGGGAGAAATGGGAGGATGCAGCGCCAGCGGCACAAAGTTTTCACTGTCCAGGGTAAAAAAGCGTCCGAGAAAGAGGGACTTCAGGGGATACTCTTTGAATTCGCCTGCCAATGCACGGATATTTTTTTGCTGGAAAATGTCGTACAACAAAACTGTATCACCCTCTTTCTCCTGCAGCAAGTACAGGGACGGGTAGCTTTCCAGCATGGATTCAAGGTATTGGCGTTTGACGGGCTCCATTTTTTTGCTGCGTTGAATAAATTCCTCGGCAATGGTTTGTTGTTTTGCCATGGGGGTGAACGTAAAAAAGAGGTAGCAGGAAAAACTGTCAGTAATGAGCTGCTCGAAGAGCTGCTCTTCCATCAGCGAAACGAGCTGATCCTCATCAAGTTCGTCACGGTCAATGGCATTGTACTCGTAAATGGCTTCCAGCATGGTGGTGCTGTGATGACGAGCGGCGTGTTCGGAAAGTTCTTCCAGCAACTGCTGAGCCCAAAAAGCTGGATTTTGGCCCTGACCAAAACTCTGGGAAGGTGTTTTTTTGTTTGAGGTGCGAGGACCGGAGTGTTTACGACTTGTTGGTTTTTGCTTCATGAAAGTTTGTCCTGTATTCGTTTCAAGGTTTATAGTGGGTGAAAATCACCATGGAAAACGTGGTTGACGCAGGGTTGCTTTGGACAACAGCTACGTAAGGAAAGCGTATTAGTTGTAACCTGTATTGATCAAGAGGTAAAGAGGAAGGGTGCATGGCAGCTGCTCCATCCCAGGACTGCTTTTTCAACGATTACGCTGCAGTTCGACAAAGCCACCCTGCCTGTCGATTTGCCTGGCAATAGCCACGCTACTGTGATATTTTTTCTAAATATAGCATACGCCTGACTGGGGTGCACTATGACTCATCGCATTACAGACGAGAACCACCGCCCCTTCGCAGCCGAAACATACACCAGCCTGCAACCTCGCATGCGAGCACTTTTGGCGTTGCTGGCGGTGATATTTATAGCCACGGTCGGACTTGCCCTTCTCTCTCACCATTTCATGAAGAATCACATGCTGCAGCAGCAGCTGAAAAATACCGAAGACCTTTTAACTACGGTTGCTTCCTCTTCCATTACCCCCTGGGTCAACACTCGCCTGCGTTATATTGACACCCTCTCCTACGAAGATGATTTATTGACCTTGGCCTTGGAGAGGCAGGCTACCGACACGCTTATGGAACGCTGGCAAACCCTGCTGGATTACAGCAACGATATATTCTTTATCTATTTTGGTGACCGGGAAGGGAATGTCACTATGCTTCCCGACGATGAGCCCTTGCCGCCGGACTTTAATATGTTCGAGAGACCTTGGTATTTGCGGGCGACAGAAAGCCCGGGACAGATTGCATGGACCGATCTCTACGACGAGATTATAACGGGCATCCCCCAGATCTCTGCCGTAGTTACGGTGCACGACCCCGAAAGCCTGGAGCCAGTGGGAGTCATGGCTCTGGATGTGAGCCTGCATCAGTTGCGACGCATTGTGATGGATGTGGAGCTACCATCTGATGCTGAGCTGGTTTTGCTGGATCGTAACCATCAACTCATAGTTTCTTCGACTGGCAAAAACTATAGTCAGCTGAGTGATACCTGGCAGAAGAAGACTCCCGACCAAAGGGACCGGGGTTACTTCTCCCGTGACAACAGCGACATGGTTTTTGCTTCCAGTACCCGAATCCCCAGCACCCAATGGCAGCTGGTACTCTTTACTCCCCGGGACAGTTTTTATGCCCCCATTGACCCTCTGCGCAACCTGGGTATCTTGGCCGGTTTTGTTGTCATGGGGGTATCATTGGTTTTCACCTATTATTTCCTCAGTGCTCTTTCTCGCCGCGCCCGGGAGCTGTCCAATTATTTCCACGAATCTCTAACGGAAAGTTTTGTGCCACGCCAGGTGATGAGCGGTAACGACGAGTTTACCTGGCTCAACCAGCAATTTAATGCGGTGATTGGTGAGCGAAATCTCAGCCAGGCGGCTCTGGCTGAGAGTCAGCGACGCCTCAGTGCCCTGATGGCGAACTTGCCCGGCATTGCCTACCGTTGCCGCAATGATGAACAGCGGACCATGGAGTTTGTCAGTGACGGCTGCAAGCAGTTGACGGGTTACACCCCTTCACAGCTCATTGATAACGCTGACATATCATTCATGGATATAGTGCACCCCGACGATCGTCAAACACTGCGCACACGTTGGAAAGAAGCTTTACAGCACCGCCAGCCACTGCAGCACGAATATCGCATTATCAAGGGTGACGGGCAAGAGTGCTGGCTCTGGGAGCAAGGGGCGGGCATATTCGACCGTGAGGGTTCCGTGACGGCGCTTGAGGGCTTCATTACCGACATAAGTCTGCGCAAGCAGGCCGAGTTACTGTTGGAGGACTTTAATCAGCAGCTTCGTCAGCAGGTTGACATGGAAGTCAGTCGACGCCTGCGTAGCGAGCGTAACTTCCGAATTCTCTTTGAAAAAAGCCCAGAGGGTATACTCATACTCAATCAGCAGGGGGTCTTTGTGCAGTGCAACTCCATGGCTGCTCGTACCCTTGGTTACGCTCCAGAGGAAATAATCGGTCTCTCTCCTGCTGATCTTTCGCCTCCGCTCACCCACCTTTCGCAGCAGCCCAGTACAGAAGTTATCGGTCGCATTATTACTGAGGCTTTTGATCAGGAGATGACCTCGCTGGAGTGGCAACACCTGCATCGTGACGGTCATTTACTGACCTTCCGCATTTTACTGACCCCTATTAGTCGAGGCAACGGCTCTGAATTGCTGGTGGTCTGGCACGACATGACGCAAGTGTACGCCTTGCAACAGGAGCGGGAGCAACAGCAGGCCATACTGATTCAACAGGCCAAGATGGCAGAGCTTGGCAGCATGATTGGGGCGATTGCCCATCAGTGGAACCAGCCCCTGAGCACCATTTCCATTGTCATACAGAGCCTGATTGATCTTTACGAGTTCAACGAGTTAAGCCAGGAAGAACTGTACGATGCCACAGGAACTATTCTGCAGCAGGTTGAGTTCATGAGCCAGACGGTAGATGATTTTCGCACTTTTTTCTCCCCTTCCAAGAGCCCGCAACCCTTTAGTGTTTCCCAGTGTGTCGCACAAGTAGAAAATCTTGTAAGTACTCGCTTCGTAAAGCACAACATCCAACTTAAGCGTCAACAAGAGTGTGATGAGGCCCTACTGGCCCAGGGTTACCCTGGGGAGTTTAAACAGGTGATTCTCAATATCCTCAGCAATGCTTGTGACGCCTTGGCCGAAGCCCATATTCACGAGCCGACTATAGTTATCACGGTAGAGGAGCAGCCTGATTGTATAACACTTAACGTAGAGGATAATGCTGGCGGCATCGACCCTGGCCTGCTGCCAGACAAGCTTTTTGAGGCATTTATCACCACCAAGGAGCAAAGTGGCTCCGGAATTGGTCTTTGGATGAGCCGCTTGATCATGGAGAAGATGGGCGGACGCATCGAGGCTGCCAATACCAGCAGTGGTGCCCGTTTCACCCTGGTGCTGCCAAGGCCAGAGTAGGCGCATCACAATTTGCAATGCAGGGTTTTTGGGTTGTGTTGCCGTAACTACTTGTCTATGATAGACGAAGTATAATCAAACTTACCGGCAGGGTAAGTAACGCAAAGTGACTTTGCAGGGCGCAAGTTCGTCACAGCACTGCCTTCACTGTTACCTGAGAACGTATCTTTTTAAGCGAGGCTATCCATGGGCAGCAAAAAGATTCTTACCGTTGATGACAGCCGCTTTTCCCTGGCTATGATTCAAAGTCACATTCTTGAAGTTCATCCCCAGTGGGGCGTGGATAGTGCTGCCAATGGCGAAGAGGCACTGGGAAAAACGGCCAACCACACTTACGACCTTATCACCATCGACTACAATATGCCGGGAATGAGTGGTTTGGATTTAGTTGAAAAACTGCGGGAGCAGGGCTGCTCTTCCAAACTGGTCCTCTTGACAGCCAATGTCCAGGAGAGCATGGCCCAGAAGGCCCGTTCTCTCGATATTGGCTTTGTTAAAAAACCCATCACACCGGACACCATAGCCGAGATTATTTCCTATCTGGAGTAGCCCATGGAGAGCAGTCCCCGCCTCACTCCACTGCAACACGATGCCATAACCGAAATATTCAATATTGGCATTGGACAAGCCGCTGCCACCATGAGCGCTATGGTGCGCGAAGAGGTGGTGCTCTCGGTACCCACGGTGTATTTCTTTGCCCGTCACGAGCTTATTCAATATCTCAATACTGAAGATGACCGCAAGGTGTGTGGAGTTATCCAGCATTTCAGCGGCTGCTTTAATGCCGATGCCGTCCTTCTCTTTCCCGAGGACAAAAGCCTGGAACTGGTGCGCATGATTGTCGGAGACACTATGCCACTGGAACAGATGTCGGAAATGGAGCAGGAGGCTATGGCCGAAATAGGCAATATTATTCTCAACTCCTGCATCAGCTCCATCGCCTCCCTTTTTCGCGGCGAGTGCACCAGCTCCCTGCCCACCTTCGAATCCGGCAGTTTTGGTCGGGTAGTAAAAATGGAGCGCCACCAGTCTTCCCAGGAGCAGCACGATAACGATATAATTCTCATGCTGCTGATCGACTTCAAACTGGAGTCCCGTTCTATCCACGGTCACGTGGCCTTTATGCTGGATGCTCCTTCATTCGAGGAGTTTATTGTGGAAGTGGATCGCTTCATCAACCAGAAATACCGCTGAGGAAGCTTCGAACACATCCTCGCGCCATCAGGAAAACTATGTACGCAGCCATACTGGATCAGCTGGTTATCGGGCTCTTTGCCCTGAATAGGGAAAAAGAAGTTATCTACTGGAACCGCTGGATGGAGCGAAGTTCCGGAGTGTCTGCCACGGATATCCAGGGAATCACACTGGATTCCCTGAAAGAACCCATAAGCGAACGCTTTCGCGCCGCTGTAGATGACGCCCTGCACCATGGTCGCTCCACGCTGCTGTCCCACTCACTGCATCGCACCCCTCTGCCTCTGTATGCCTCAGAATACCAGCGGGAGCAAGGAGAGCGTATTCAGCAACAGGTGTATGTTTTACCCGTTGTCAGTGACAGCGGTGATCGTTTTTGCGCCATTCAGGTGCTGGATGTCACCGTTGCCAACCAACGGGAAAAATTGCTGCGTGAAAGCGACCGTCGCCTGCGCTCCCTCATTAACGCCCTGCCTGATTTTATCTGCTTTAAGGATGAATGTGGACGCTGGCTGGAGACCAACCGGGCTGCTGCAGAGCTCCTCAATCTAGACGTGGAAAGCTTTCGTGGCAAAACTACCACCGAGCTTTTCGGCACTACTCCGGATATACTCAGTCAGTTGAAGGCCCAGAACGATTCCCAATTTTGTGATGGCTCAGCTCATCACGTTACCCGTAAACATGTGGTAGATCAGGAAGGCAAGCGCCGTATTTTTGAAGTGAATCGTCTGGCTATAGATGGCCAGGGAGATGTGGTTATTGGTCGAGATGTCACCGGTTACAAGGAGATGGAGCAGCAGCTGCGGGAGCTGAACCAGACCCTGGAGCAACGAGTGCGGGAAGAAATGAATAAGCGCCTTAAGCAGCAGCGCCTGTTGGTACAGTCGTCCAAAATGGCCGCTATGGGTGAGATGATTCAGGCCATTACCCATCAGTGGAAACAACCCCTTAATATTATCAGCTTCCTCATGCAGAACCTGCGGGATATTTCGCGCCACCAGAAATTTACCCCCGAGGCCATGGAAGACGCTATCGAAAAGACCCTGCAGCAGATTGACTTCATGGCAGGAACGGTGGAAGACTTTAAAGACTTTTTCCACCCTGACAAGACCAAAAGCGCCTTTGACTTGCGGGAAGCCATTCGCCAGGTAGAGAATTTGCTCAGCCAGCAGTTCAAGCTGCAGCAAATTGAGGTAAAGCATCATCAGGTAAGCGACCGGCAGCCCATGCCACCTCTTATTGGGTATCCCAATGAGTTCAAGCAGGTGATTCTGAATCTCCTCAACAATGCCAAAGACGCCATCGAAGCCAAACGCAAACACGAGGGGCACCAGCCTGGCACTATCGAAGTCACGGTGGAATTCCATCAGCCTGACCGCTTCCACGTTACCATTGCCGATAATGCCGGTGGCATTCCTGCCGAAGCCATGGAAAAGCTATTTACCCCATACTTTACTACCAAAGAAGATGGCACCGGCATCGGGCTTTCCCTGTGCCGAACCATCATCGAAGACCACTTCGCTGGCTCCATCGAAGCCCGTAACACCTCCACTGGCGCCCAGTTTATTATTGAACTGCGCAACCCGTAAAAACAGCAAAGCAATGGTGTTTTTGCCATTGACATTCCGGTGAGCGAGTCACATAATGATCCGTAGTGTATCATTTCCAATGCAGGTGGTGCATCATGCACACAGGAGTTCGCCTAGTTGTTTTTATGATGATTTTCACCGCTGTGGGAGCAACCTGCCTGCCCATCGCTTTAGCCAGCCTGTCACTGGTTGAATCAACTCCTCTGGTGACTCAACCCCTGCATACGGAAAAGAGTAACGAAAAAAATCTGCTCAAATGTGTGTTTCTGACCGAGAATAGTCAAAACTACTTGCCCGCAGGCCAGTACGGTTTTGACCCAAACCCTGCACAAATTTCCCTTTTCCTTTTACAAACCTTTCTTGAGGCGACCCCTCGGGGTGTTACCCGCTACCATAACCTCGACTCCCCCAGTCCTTAAGCAACTTTTCAGTAAATTGGTGTAAAGTTTTTTCCTGCATCTATTTACCTATTTTGCTTGCCTGTGAAAACAAATTCAGGACGGTTCTTTTTTCAAAATGAACCCAAACGGGGGAGATATATCATGAAAAAATTACGGATATTGCTCATAAGTATTATGACTGCCGCACTGGTTGTCGGTTGTGGTGGAGACAGTGGTGGGAGTACAGAAACTTACAAACTGACTCTCGCGCAGCCAGTGGGTGGCAATATAAATTATCAATTCAAATATACTACCGAGTGTGGCGACTACTGCTGGAATGTGCCGAAAGGCGGCCAGGTAACGCTGGAAGCCGTCGCTGCACAAGGCTATGAGTTCGACGAGTGGAGCGGTATAAATTGCGACTTACGAGAATGCACATTCAACATGAACAGCAACAGGATCGTTAGTGTTACATTCAGTGAACTTGCGTCTACCGACACTGGCGATCCCGACAGCGGTACCCCTGGCGGCGATGATCCCATCACCGTTGCTGCTCCTGTCTTGAGCCCGAATGGAGGCACTTTCGCTGATGCTCCGTCAGTTACCATCACATCCGGCACTGACGGCGCAGTCATCTACTACACTATCGATGGCAACACGCCAACGGGCAGTTCAACTCAG
Protein-coding sequences here:
- a CDS encoding chemotaxis protein CheC, which produces MESSPRLTPLQHDAITEIFNIGIGQAAATMSAMVREEVVLSVPTVYFFARHELIQYLNTEDDRKVCGVIQHFSGCFNADAVLLFPEDKSLELVRMIVGDTMPLEQMSEMEQEAMAEIGNIILNSCISSIASLFRGECTSSLPTFESGSFGRVVKMERHQSSQEQHDNDIILMLLIDFKLESRSIHGHVAFMLDAPSFEEFIVEVDRFINQKYR
- a CDS encoding PAS domain S-box protein, with product MTHRITDENHRPFAAETYTSLQPRMRALLALLAVIFIATVGLALLSHHFMKNHMLQQQLKNTEDLLTTVASSSITPWVNTRLRYIDTLSYEDDLLTLALERQATDTLMERWQTLLDYSNDIFFIYFGDREGNVTMLPDDEPLPPDFNMFERPWYLRATESPGQIAWTDLYDEIITGIPQISAVVTVHDPESLEPVGVMALDVSLHQLRRIVMDVELPSDAELVLLDRNHQLIVSSTGKNYSQLSDTWQKKTPDQRDRGYFSRDNSDMVFASSTRIPSTQWQLVLFTPRDSFYAPIDPLRNLGILAGFVVMGVSLVFTYYFLSALSRRARELSNYFHESLTESFVPRQVMSGNDEFTWLNQQFNAVIGERNLSQAALAESQRRLSALMANLPGIAYRCRNDEQRTMEFVSDGCKQLTGYTPSQLIDNADISFMDIVHPDDRQTLRTRWKEALQHRQPLQHEYRIIKGDGQECWLWEQGAGIFDREGSVTALEGFITDISLRKQAELLLEDFNQQLRQQVDMEVSRRLRSERNFRILFEKSPEGILILNQQGVFVQCNSMAARTLGYAPEEIIGLSPADLSPPLTHLSQQPSTEVIGRIITEAFDQEMTSLEWQHLHRDGHLLTFRILLTPISRGNGSELLVVWHDMTQVYALQQEREQQQAILIQQAKMAELGSMIGAIAHQWNQPLSTISIVIQSLIDLYEFNELSQEELYDATGTILQQVEFMSQTVDDFRTFFSPSKSPQPFSVSQCVAQVENLVSTRFVKHNIQLKRQQECDEALLAQGYPGEFKQVILNILSNACDALAEAHIHEPTIVITVEEQPDCITLNVEDNAGGIDPGLLPDKLFEAFITTKEQSGSGIGLWMSRLIMEKMGGRIEAANTSSGARFTLVLPRPE
- a CDS encoding 4Fe-4S dicluster domain-containing protein, coding for MQTPEYTPSYCLNNRSATVICRRCQDVCPTKALSLPQPGACHLDSGSCCRCGHCIRACPTLALDFPRTPYRQVAVKMSRHKISSVVCRHFTETPDCVQVECLGVLDPPLLLSMQACGQPLQLATGKCGDCRCEDKASMLEHLENLLTELDLEYQPWVPQAQEPSHQQSPAGGPAVSRRSLFGWLGNRQQSEAPPQLAEAPPASPLANEDAFRLKRALFNRFVEGSNPGAVKLFPSENFAMVVSQGACRQCHLCVRICPAGALEWQKGESGAQLTFDARWCLACHKCQLCPAKNLSLQPLNSQEYCLDHRRILAVFPESRECIECGDLHSNDAERCRVCEKIEENRRRLLEPWL
- a CDS encoding iron-containing alcohol dehydrogenase → MDNFTFYNPTRIVFGKDKTANIGKVTAPWGQRVMLLYGQGSVKKTGILDTVKQSLEQSGITVFECGGVQPNPVLSFAQQAIEAFRADKLDAIVAVGGGSVIDTAKTIAAGVPYDGNVWDFFSGKAKVESAVPVTVVLTLPAAASEMNSGGVITNEQTQQKFNIMGDPLYPKASILDPVNTFSAPLHHSLYGVVDAMVHLLEGYFNTTSHNTALQDRYAEGIIRTLMESASVIKTEPDNYEARSNIMWGATLAFNGLAPCGLGATGFPMHMIEHSLSAIYDVSHGAGLAMILPGWMRYRLLNSPERFARFAHTVFDIQPTADPVADAKQGIVALEKWLGSMDIPANLQQGGIPVAEIPQIAQNAVMLAQKWGLKEYTTDVITEVLQYSAGE
- a CDS encoding response regulator; this translates as MGSKKILTVDDSRFSLAMIQSHILEVHPQWGVDSAANGEEALGKTANHTYDLITIDYNMPGMSGLDLVEKLREQGCSSKLVLLTANVQESMAQKARSLDIGFVKKPITPDTIAEIISYLE
- a CDS encoding TorD/DmsD family molecular chaperone — its product is MHTTDENIPAARAYVYRWFSESFLTLHQRQIAIDWNFTPLRDALDYLGFSGFNPLVNILEQLLGQHGESIIEEYFALYYGGQDDPVPPFGSWWIDGGFNGPSTLAVYEYYEQFGMQPDEEVQMLPDHLSIELEFLATLILEAHEYASKGDATQGTYALRAQREFLHTFVQPWLTPFCQRGMELAGKSFQGAWLQLLYEFVNADDAFMATLDKTEASI